In Nocardioides marinus, one DNA window encodes the following:
- a CDS encoding heterodisulfide reductase-related iron-sulfur binding cluster: MQTFAIVVSLAFTAVAVVMTARAVQQILGTVRLGQPASRSDNPGKRAVTLLKESFLHTRMLQWHWIGAMHWFVYAAFLLLSTAVATGYVQLFKPDFALPLIGHFFLFEWASEGIGLLGTIGIIFLAVYRQLNHPRDKGRKSRFFGSTQWQAYFVEAFVLVESAAILFIRGAEYNLGQLDSDHPEDFDRFHFPISGFVGDALFPAGVEGNEGALETTIVVIAMIKVVLAMVWLIVISSNLTMGIAWHRFTAWFNIFFKRESVGRDTDGATTALGGMKPLMNNGKPVTLDDIDDLDEDATLGVGAIEDFSWKGILDFSTCTECGRCQSQCPAWNTDKPLSPKLLITAMRDHAYAKAPYLKAPEGEREALLEGNTALATEVEKPLVGETGGRLDGLEDGEWFYNPANGAAVIDPEVLWNCTSCGACVQQCPVDIEHVDHIMDMRRHQILVESNFPAELNGLFKGLENKGNPWNMSGSARMDWAKDLPFDVKVVGDDIEDLDSVDWLFWVGCAGAYEDRAKKTTRAVAELLDMAGVTFGVLGNGETCTGDPARRAGNEFVFQGLAQQNVESFKEYKVKKVVSTCAHCFNTLKNEYKEFGVELEVVHHTQLLNRLVREGKLTPVKDGAGAHKRSITYHDPCYIGRHNGVYSPPRELLQVLPGAEVVEMERNSERSFCCGAGGARMWMEENLGERININRTTEAVGTGADQIAVGCPFCRVMLSDGLTMKQSKGEAREEVEVLDVAQMLLASVKGEQATKLAPGQGAPAAPAAKAAPAKAAPAGDTDVATKAEPEAGDVTITEDTVTETADAGPAAKASGGSSLFDDASSMLDDEPAAKAAPAEKTEDKAEEKGGSLFDDASSMFDEPAEKTADEPAEPEAKQAAPAEESLSGGGSLFDLGGDDAPADEKPAEKPTEAKAEPAEAKPAKADPEPSTDLGSGGSLFDLTADEPAPAGEAPKAEATEAPQAAAPTTEAEAPATKASEPKESVDLSGGGSLFDIPADEPAPASSTATEAPAEDVAEAATEAPTEPEAEEKAEEKAEEKAEEKAPAAEKPAAPAVDLDAAGSLFDFAAPENAPAPATPAAPETPAAQEQVEAPAEQTSEEPAEAAEPESAARSTEEDQSGDEAPAGDEADQPADDASQPAEAAEAEPAAEPEPAAEEKPKPVSSGEAHQPRTDADIDGAESLFDL, encoded by the coding sequence ATGCAGACCTTCGCCATCGTGGTGTCCCTGGCCTTCACCGCCGTCGCCGTCGTCATGACGGCCCGCGCGGTGCAGCAGATCCTCGGGACCGTGCGTCTCGGGCAGCCGGCCTCACGCTCCGACAACCCCGGCAAGCGGGCGGTGACGCTGCTCAAGGAGTCCTTCCTCCACACCCGGATGCTGCAGTGGCACTGGATCGGTGCGATGCACTGGTTCGTCTACGCCGCGTTCCTGCTGCTCTCGACCGCGGTGGCCACCGGCTACGTGCAGCTGTTCAAGCCCGACTTCGCGCTGCCGCTCATCGGTCACTTCTTCCTCTTCGAGTGGGCCAGTGAGGGCATCGGCCTGCTCGGCACGATCGGCATCATCTTCCTGGCCGTCTACCGCCAGCTGAACCACCCGCGCGACAAGGGCCGCAAGAGCCGGTTCTTCGGCTCCACCCAGTGGCAGGCCTACTTCGTCGAGGCGTTCGTGCTCGTCGAGAGCGCAGCGATCCTCTTCATCCGCGGCGCGGAGTACAACCTCGGCCAGCTCGACTCCGACCACCCCGAGGACTTCGACCGCTTCCACTTCCCGATCTCCGGGTTCGTCGGCGACGCGCTGTTCCCCGCGGGTGTCGAGGGCAACGAGGGCGCACTGGAGACCACCATCGTGGTCATCGCGATGATCAAGGTCGTCCTGGCCATGGTCTGGCTGATCGTCATCTCCTCGAACCTCACGATGGGCATCGCCTGGCACCGCTTCACCGCGTGGTTCAACATCTTCTTCAAGCGCGAGTCGGTCGGCCGCGACACCGACGGCGCCACCACCGCGCTGGGCGGCATGAAGCCGCTGATGAACAACGGCAAGCCGGTCACCCTCGACGACATCGACGACCTCGACGAGGACGCCACGCTCGGCGTCGGCGCCATCGAGGACTTCTCCTGGAAGGGCATCCTCGACTTCTCGACCTGCACCGAGTGCGGTCGCTGCCAGTCGCAGTGCCCGGCGTGGAACACCGACAAGCCGCTCTCGCCCAAGCTGCTCATCACCGCGATGCGCGACCACGCCTACGCCAAGGCGCCCTACCTCAAGGCGCCCGAGGGCGAGCGCGAGGCGCTGCTCGAGGGCAACACCGCCCTGGCCACCGAGGTCGAGAAGCCCCTGGTCGGCGAGACCGGCGGCCGCCTCGACGGGCTCGAGGACGGCGAGTGGTTCTACAACCCGGCCAACGGTGCCGCGGTGATCGACCCCGAGGTGCTGTGGAACTGCACCTCCTGCGGCGCCTGCGTCCAGCAGTGCCCCGTCGACATCGAGCACGTCGACCACATCATGGACATGCGCCGCCACCAGATCCTGGTGGAGTCGAACTTCCCCGCCGAGCTCAACGGCCTGTTCAAGGGCCTGGAGAACAAGGGCAACCCCTGGAACATGTCGGGCTCGGCCCGGATGGACTGGGCCAAGGACCTGCCCTTCGACGTCAAGGTCGTCGGCGACGACATCGAGGACCTCGACTCCGTCGACTGGCTGTTCTGGGTCGGCTGCGCCGGGGCGTACGAGGACCGTGCGAAGAAGACCACGCGCGCCGTCGCCGAGCTGCTCGACATGGCGGGCGTGACCTTCGGGGTGCTCGGCAACGGCGAGACCTGCACCGGTGACCCCGCCCGCCGCGCAGGCAACGAGTTCGTGTTCCAGGGCCTGGCCCAGCAGAACGTCGAGAGCTTCAAGGAGTACAAGGTCAAGAAGGTCGTCTCGACCTGCGCCCACTGCTTCAACACGCTCAAGAACGAGTACAAGGAGTTCGGCGTCGAGCTCGAGGTCGTGCACCACACCCAGCTGCTCAACCGGCTGGTGCGCGAGGGCAAGCTGACCCCCGTCAAGGACGGCGCCGGCGCCCACAAGCGCTCGATCACCTACCACGACCCCTGCTACATCGGCCGCCACAACGGCGTCTACTCGCCGCCCCGCGAGCTGCTGCAGGTGCTGCCGGGTGCCGAGGTCGTCGAGATGGAGCGCAACTCCGAGCGGTCCTTCTGCTGCGGCGCCGGTGGTGCCCGCATGTGGATGGAGGAGAACCTCGGCGAGCGGATCAACATCAACCGCACCACCGAGGCCGTCGGCACCGGTGCCGACCAGATCGCCGTCGGCTGCCCCTTCTGCCGCGTCATGCTCTCCGACGGGCTGACGATGAAGCAGTCCAAGGGCGAGGCCCGCGAGGAGGTCGAGGTCCTCGACGTCGCGCAGATGCTGCTCGCCTCGGTCAAGGGCGAGCAGGCCACCAAGCTGGCGCCCGGCCAGGGCGCTCCTGCTGCCCCGGCTGCCAAGGCCGCGCCCGCCAAGGCCGCGCCCGCCGGCGACACCGACGTGGCGACCAAGGCCGAGCCCGAGGCCGGCGACGTGACCATCACCGAGGACACCGTCACCGAGACCGCGGACGCCGGCCCGGCCGCCAAGGCCTCCGGCGGCTCCTCGCTCTTCGACGACGCCTCCTCCATGCTCGACGACGAGCCCGCCGCCAAGGCAGCGCCGGCCGAGAAGACCGAGGACAAGGCAGAGGAGAAGGGCGGGTCGCTCTTCGACGACGCGTCGTCGATGTTCGACGAGCCCGCCGAGAAGACCGCCGACGAGCCGGCCGAGCCCGAGGCGAAGCAGGCCGCTCCGGCCGAGGAGAGCCTCTCCGGTGGCGGCTCCCTCTTCGACCTTGGCGGCGACGACGCTCCCGCTGACGAGAAGCCGGCCGAGAAGCCGACCGAGGCGAAGGCCGAGCCCGCCGAGGCGAAGCCTGCGAAGGCCGACCCCGAGCCGTCGACCGACCTGGGCTCGGGTGGCTCGCTGTTCGACCTGACCGCCGACGAGCCCGCTCCCGCCGGGGAGGCGCCGAAGGCCGAGGCGACCGAGGCACCCCAGGCTGCGGCGCCCACGACCGAGGCCGAGGCACCGGCGACCAAGGCGTCGGAGCCGAAGGAGTCGGTGGACCTCTCGGGCGGCGGTTCGCTCTTCGACATCCCCGCCGACGAGCCGGCACCGGCCTCCTCGACGGCGACCGAGGCCCCGGCCGAGGACGTGGCCGAGGCTGCGACCGAGGCCCCGACCGAGCCGGAGGCCGAGGAGAAGGCCGAGGAGAAGGCCGAGGAGAAGGCCGAGGAGAAGGCACCGGCGGCCGAGAAGCCGGCGGCCCCCGCGGTCGACCTGGACGCGGCCGGCTCGCTGTTCGACTTCGCCGCCCCGGAGAACGCCCCGGCCCCGGCCACTCCCGCGGCGCCGGAGACCCCGGCAGCCCAGGAGCAGGTCGAGGCCCCGGCCGAGCAGACGAGCGAGGAGCCGGCAGAGGCAGCCGAGCCCGAGTCCGCGGCCCGGTCCACCGAGGAGGACCAGTCCGGCGACGAGGCCCCGGCCGGCGACGAGGCCGACCAGCCGGCCGATGACGCGTCCCAGCCGGCAGAGGCAGCCGAGGCCGAGCCGGCGGCGGAGCCCGAGCCCGCGGCCGAGGAGAAGCCCAAGCCGGTGTCGAGCGGCGAGGCCCACCAGCCCCGCACCGACGCCGACATCGACGGCGCGGAGTCGCTCTTCGACCTCTGA
- a CDS encoding type IV toxin-antitoxin system AbiEi family antitoxin domain-containing protein — MDDLARLLRDQDGVVARRQLLSLPGMDRTTVARLVRRRELVEVQRGVYVDHTGPPSWQQRAWAAVLWAWPAALADQSAWRAFEGPGRRSRDVDRLHVVVDRDRRLTAPPGIVLHRRSGFGDRVLWNLGPPRVRLEEAVLDVALGAPDELGTIAALADAAGGRRTTAARLRAALDGRPWVPRRALIGAVLDDVEAGSCSVLEREYLARVERPHGLPVGRRQARAEHRGRTMWQDVAYEEWGLVVELDGRFDHVVMTDRDRDLDRDLATAAAGGQTLRLGYGQVLSRSCATADRVARVLASRGWSGVTQRCGKCGAPDQPG, encoded by the coding sequence ATGGACGACCTCGCCCGGCTGCTGCGTGACCAGGACGGCGTGGTCGCACGCCGTCAGCTGCTCTCGCTCCCGGGCATGGACCGGACAACGGTCGCCCGTCTGGTCCGGCGGCGCGAGCTGGTGGAGGTGCAGCGCGGGGTGTACGTCGACCACACCGGCCCGCCCTCGTGGCAGCAACGCGCCTGGGCAGCCGTGCTCTGGGCCTGGCCGGCGGCGCTGGCCGACCAGTCCGCCTGGCGTGCCTTCGAGGGGCCCGGGCGACGTAGCAGGGACGTGGACCGGTTGCACGTCGTGGTCGACCGGGACCGCCGGCTCACCGCCCCTCCGGGCATCGTGCTCCACCGGCGGTCGGGCTTCGGCGACCGAGTCCTCTGGAACCTCGGCCCGCCCCGGGTGCGCCTGGAGGAGGCGGTCCTCGACGTGGCGCTGGGGGCGCCGGACGAGCTGGGCACCATCGCGGCCCTCGCGGACGCAGCCGGCGGGCGGCGTACGACGGCGGCCAGGTTGCGCGCCGCGCTCGACGGCCGCCCGTGGGTGCCGCGTCGCGCCCTGATCGGAGCGGTGCTCGACGACGTGGAGGCGGGCTCGTGCTCCGTGCTCGAGCGGGAGTACCTGGCCCGCGTCGAGCGGCCCCACGGGTTGCCGGTGGGACGGCGCCAGGCCCGGGCGGAGCACCGTGGTCGGACGATGTGGCAGGACGTCGCCTACGAGGAGTGGGGACTGGTCGTCGAGCTGGACGGTCGGTTCGACCACGTGGTCATGACCGACCGGGACCGCGACCTGGACCGTGACCTCGCCACCGCCGCCGCGGGCGGGCAGACGCTGCGGCTCGGGTACGGCCAGGTGCTGTCCCGCTCCTGCGCCACCGCGGACCGGGTGGCGCGGGTGCTGGCGTCCCGCGGCTGGAGTGGCGTGACGCAGCGGTGCGGAAAGTGTGGAGCCCCGGATCAACCAGGTTGA
- a CDS encoding CocE/NonD family hydrolase has protein sequence MLARPPRGRTTRLLGGLLALALTATPVAGVATATTAHASAAPTVSTGLAPTAAAQGTGHSRGNGKGAKAWTPREEQYGGTVFTPDLEIPMSDGTILRGDLTRPAVLRPDGTIRAVKRPLPVVVTITAYNKSVLASTSLGGSTGDYLVKRGYAQLTVDARGTGSSNGQWNAFDTRENTDAGEIMEWAASQEWSNGRTAMTGPSYMGISQLWAAAAQPKGLKAIFPQVPGADVYRDVVASGGAIDVGFIPLWLGLVTVTGLIPPQTNGPSTLGIYLDHIMGAFGFTAQVIPAALLAQEPAYDGEFYEQRSVINVIDKVEVPAFFVSGEYDLFQRGTPLLFEALQENGVPTKLITGPWDHLEGSSAAEIGDAGYGTLEELQLRWFDHYVKGKRDKRLHKDIANLTYYEQGSGRWTRSDRWIDRDLRARSYHLSGSSTTALVNGSLTTGTPQAGTADVLPLPVSGACTRSANQWTAGILNAGASQFPFPNPCFDDTRLNDLSGVVFETEPMTRATSIRGPINARLYTSVTGAGDGMLSVSVEDVAPDGTVSRLTGGWQVLSLAETDPRRSRRLNGKIIQPWHPFTEESQASLEGIEPVDVEVFPTAARIAKGHRLRVAVQAFDVPHLLPTLPVLLGSLSVITIHTGPETPSELTVPWVRTKRR, from the coding sequence GTGCTCGCTCGTCCGCCCCGCGGCCGCACCACCCGCCTGCTCGGCGGGCTGCTGGCCCTCGCCCTCACCGCCACCCCCGTCGCCGGGGTCGCCACGGCCACCACCGCCCACGCGAGCGCTGCCCCCACCGTCTCCACCGGCCTCGCGCCGACGGCCGCCGCCCAGGGCACGGGCCACAGCAGGGGCAACGGCAAGGGCGCCAAGGCCTGGACGCCCCGCGAGGAGCAGTACGGCGGCACGGTCTTCACCCCGGACCTCGAGATCCCCATGTCCGACGGCACCATCCTGCGCGGCGACCTGACCCGGCCTGCCGTGCTGCGGCCGGACGGCACGATCCGGGCGGTGAAGAGGCCGCTGCCGGTGGTCGTCACGATCACGGCGTACAACAAGTCGGTGCTGGCCAGCACCAGCCTCGGCGGCAGCACCGGGGACTACCTGGTCAAGCGCGGTTACGCACAGCTCACCGTCGACGCCCGCGGCACCGGCTCGAGCAACGGGCAGTGGAACGCCTTCGACACCCGGGAGAACACCGACGCCGGCGAGATCATGGAGTGGGCCGCCTCCCAGGAGTGGAGCAACGGCAGGACCGCCATGACCGGCCCGTCCTACATGGGCATCTCGCAGCTGTGGGCGGCCGCCGCGCAGCCCAAGGGCCTCAAGGCGATCTTCCCGCAGGTGCCGGGCGCCGACGTCTACCGCGACGTCGTCGCGAGCGGCGGGGCGATCGACGTCGGCTTCATCCCGCTGTGGCTGGGCCTCGTGACCGTGACCGGGCTGATCCCCCCGCAGACCAACGGCCCCTCGACGCTGGGCATCTACCTCGACCACATCATGGGCGCGTTCGGGTTCACCGCCCAGGTGATCCCGGCAGCGCTGCTGGCCCAGGAGCCGGCGTACGACGGGGAGTTCTACGAGCAGCGCTCGGTCATCAACGTGATCGACAAGGTCGAGGTCCCGGCGTTCTTCGTCTCCGGGGAGTACGACCTCTTCCAGCGCGGCACCCCGCTGCTCTTCGAGGCGCTGCAGGAGAACGGTGTCCCCACCAAGCTCATCACCGGCCCCTGGGACCACCTCGAGGGCTCCTCGGCCGCCGAGATCGGCGACGCCGGCTACGGCACGCTCGAGGAGCTGCAGCTGCGGTGGTTCGACCACTACGTCAAGGGCAAGCGCGACAAGCGCCTGCACAAGGACATCGCGAACCTCACCTACTACGAGCAGGGCAGCGGCCGCTGGACGAGGTCCGACCGGTGGATCGACCGCGACCTGCGGGCCCGCTCCTACCACCTGTCCGGCAGCTCCACGACCGCCCTGGTCAACGGCTCCCTCACCACCGGTACGCCGCAGGCAGGCACCGCTGACGTGCTGCCGCTGCCCGTCTCCGGGGCCTGCACCCGCTCGGCCAACCAGTGGACCGCGGGCATCCTCAACGCGGGGGCGAGCCAGTTCCCGTTCCCCAACCCCTGCTTCGACGACACCCGCCTCAACGACCTGAGCGGCGTGGTCTTCGAGACCGAGCCGATGACGCGCGCCACCTCGATCCGCGGCCCGATCAACGCCCGCCTCTACACCTCGGTGACCGGTGCCGGCGACGGGATGCTCTCGGTGTCGGTCGAGGACGTCGCGCCCGACGGCACGGTCAGCCGGCTCACCGGCGGCTGGCAGGTGCTCTCGCTCGCCGAGACCGACCCGCGGCGCAGCCGCCGGCTGAACGGCAAGATCATCCAGCCCTGGCACCCCTTCACCGAGGAGTCCCAGGCGAGCCTGGAGGGGATCGAGCCGGTCGACGTCGAGGTCTTCCCGACGGCGGCGAGGATCGCCAAGGGCCACCGGCTGCGGGTGGCCGTCCAGGCCTTCGACGTGCCCCACCTGCTGCCCACGCTGCCGGTGCTGCTGGGCAGTCTGTCGGTCATCACCATCCACACCGGCCCCGAGACGCCGTCGGAGCTGACGGTGCCGTGGGTCAGGACGAAGCGGCGCTAG
- a CDS encoding sodium:solute symporter family protein → MSPLAPAPLASDTIISASWVDYLIVAIYFGFVLGIGLMARRHVSDSVDFFLSGRSLPAWVTGLAFISANLGAVEIMGMSASGAEFGLPTVHYFWVGAIPAMLFLGIVMMPFYYGSEVRSVPEFMFRRFGTGAHLVNAVSFAVAQLLIAGINLYLLGSIIQALLGIDLLLAVVIAAVIVLSYITLGGLSAAIYNEVLQFFVIVAALTPLTLLGLDRVGGWQGLKDGITETAGRGDAPSAAAQLNSWPGNALTGFDSDLLSVVGIVFGLGFVLSFGYWTTNFVEVQRAMATDSISSARKTPIIGAFPKMFVPFITIIPGMIAAVLVAEIAEVKAGGSVSGGAEGSVTYNDSLIYLMRDVLPNGLLGVAIAGLLAAFMAGMAANVSAFNTVLSYDLWERYVVKDRSDGYYLRVGRWATVAAAVIAVFTAQLAASFSNIMDYLQTLFGFFNAPLFATFILGMFWKRMTPTAGWAGLVSGTLAAVFVGFLAEGTLGSLSIGVLPLSGQGAAFVAAGVAFAVDIAVSVAVSLVTEPKPAEQLVGLVYSETPKEDLVDEQEKTFPWYQRTLPLAGLAAVLTIILNLAF, encoded by the coding sequence ATGAGTCCGCTCGCGCCCGCACCACTCGCCAGCGACACGATCATCTCGGCGAGCTGGGTCGACTACCTGATCGTCGCGATCTACTTCGGCTTCGTCCTCGGCATCGGCCTGATGGCCCGGCGACACGTCTCGGACTCCGTGGACTTCTTCCTCTCGGGCCGCTCGCTGCCGGCCTGGGTCACCGGCCTGGCCTTCATCTCCGCCAACCTCGGCGCTGTCGAGATCATGGGCATGTCTGCCAGCGGTGCGGAGTTCGGGCTGCCGACGGTGCACTACTTCTGGGTCGGCGCGATCCCGGCGATGCTGTTCCTCGGCATCGTGATGATGCCCTTCTACTACGGCTCGGAGGTCCGCTCGGTCCCCGAGTTCATGTTCCGTCGCTTCGGCACCGGCGCCCACCTGGTCAACGCGGTGTCGTTCGCCGTGGCGCAGCTGCTCATCGCGGGGATCAACCTCTACCTGCTGGGCTCGATCATCCAGGCGCTGCTGGGCATCGACCTGCTCCTGGCCGTGGTCATCGCCGCCGTGATCGTGCTGTCCTACATCACCCTCGGCGGGCTGTCGGCGGCGATCTACAACGAGGTGCTGCAGTTCTTCGTCATCGTGGCCGCCCTGACCCCCCTCACCCTGCTCGGCCTGGACCGGGTGGGTGGCTGGCAGGGGCTCAAGGACGGCATCACCGAGACGGCCGGCCGGGGGGACGCCCCCAGCGCGGCCGCCCAGCTCAACAGCTGGCCGGGCAACGCGCTCACCGGCTTCGACTCCGACCTGCTCTCGGTCGTCGGCATCGTCTTCGGCCTCGGGTTCGTGCTGTCCTTCGGCTACTGGACGACCAACTTCGTCGAGGTCCAGCGGGCGATGGCCACCGACTCGATCTCCTCGGCGCGCAAGACCCCCATCATCGGGGCCTTCCCCAAGATGTTCGTCCCGTTCATCACCATCATCCCCGGCATGATCGCCGCGGTCCTGGTCGCGGAGATCGCCGAGGTCAAGGCCGGCGGCAGCGTCAGCGGTGGCGCAGAGGGCTCGGTGACCTACAACGACTCGCTGATCTACCTCATGCGCGACGTCCTGCCCAACGGCCTGCTCGGTGTTGCGATCGCGGGTCTGCTGGCGGCCTTCATGGCCGGCATGGCGGCCAACGTCTCGGCGTTCAACACCGTGCTCAGCTACGACCTGTGGGAGCGGTACGTCGTCAAGGACCGCTCCGACGGCTACTACCTGCGCGTCGGCCGGTGGGCCACCGTGGCGGCGGCCGTGATCGCGGTCTTCACCGCCCAGCTGGCCGCGAGCTTCTCGAACATCATGGACTACCTCCAGACGCTGTTCGGGTTCTTCAACGCCCCGCTCTTCGCGACCTTCATCCTCGGCATGTTCTGGAAGCGGATGACCCCGACCGCGGGCTGGGCCGGGCTGGTCTCGGGCACCCTCGCCGCGGTCTTCGTCGGGTTCCTCGCCGAGGGCACGCTCGGCTCGCTGAGCATCGGCGTGCTGCCGCTGTCGGGCCAGGGCGCGGCGTTCGTGGCGGCGGGCGTGGCCTTCGCCGTCGACATCGCCGTCTCCGTGGCGGTCTCCCTGGTCACCGAGCCCAAGCCCGCCGAGCAGCTGGTCGGCCTGGTCTACTCCGAGACCCCGAAGGAGGACCTGGTGGACGAGCAGGAGAAGACCTTCCCGTGGTACCAGCGCACCCTCCCGCTGGCCGGCCTCGCCGCCGTCCTCACCATCATCCTCAACCTGGCGTTCTAG
- a CDS encoding toxin-antitoxin system HicB family antitoxin, with the protein MDITPYVDSLRRDLLAAAEAGGPEVAAAAERLGYALEPATRLALMEALSQAAAEITAAMSAGGVDVRLDGRDLDFVVDAAPPVPPAPPAPPAPPRAEEPEEDASVARITLRLPESLKTKAEDAAAAAGSSLNTWLVQAVRSATHEGAVHVDIDLSSMPFFGSDPGRRGNRRMTGWV; encoded by the coding sequence ATGGACATCACGCCGTACGTCGACAGCCTGCGTCGCGACCTCCTGGCCGCCGCCGAGGCCGGCGGCCCCGAGGTCGCCGCGGCCGCCGAGCGCCTCGGCTACGCCCTCGAGCCCGCCACCCGGCTCGCCCTGATGGAGGCGCTGTCCCAGGCGGCCGCGGAGATCACCGCCGCGATGTCGGCCGGCGGCGTCGACGTACGCCTCGACGGCCGCGACCTCGACTTCGTGGTCGATGCCGCACCGCCCGTCCCCCCGGCGCCGCCCGCTCCGCCGGCCCCGCCCCGCGCGGAGGAGCCCGAGGAGGACGCCAGCGTCGCCCGCATCACCCTGCGTCTGCCCGAGTCGCTCAAGACGAAGGCCGAGGACGCCGCCGCGGCCGCCGGCTCCTCGCTCAACACCTGGCTGGTCCAGGCGGTGCGCTCCGCGACCCACGAGGGCGCGGTGCACGTCGACATCGACCTGTCCTCCATGCCGTTCTTCGGCTCCGACCCGGGCCGGCGCGGCAACCGCCGGATGACCGGCTGGGTCTGA
- a CDS encoding DUF4097 family beta strand repeat-containing protein, which translates to MPHFEFDSPAPASLYVEIGRGEVHVRCTRTGTTTVTVTGRDADRVDVHDRDGQISVLAPRGGLLSAFDSPLEVSITAPEHSNVATKLGSAEVVVDGPAGGVRLRTGSGEVRVESITAASSIDTGSGDVRVERTSGPLKVRTGSGDVELREALAELSVSSGSGDVHVSSAEAAVLTKSGSGDLQVDTTCGDVAFTSGSGSLGISTTRRGRISAKVASGDVRVGVPAGVPVWTDISSLTGRIHSTLTGAGQPTDGQDHVEVRATTVSGNVSLVQA; encoded by the coding sequence GTGCCCCACTTCGAGTTCGACTCCCCCGCCCCCGCCTCGCTGTACGTCGAGATCGGCCGCGGCGAGGTCCACGTCCGGTGCACGCGGACCGGCACCACCACCGTCACCGTGACCGGCCGCGACGCCGACCGGGTCGACGTGCACGACCGGGACGGCCAGATCTCGGTCCTCGCCCCCCGGGGCGGCCTGCTGTCGGCCTTCGACAGCCCGCTCGAGGTCTCCATCACCGCGCCCGAGCACAGCAACGTCGCCACCAAGCTCGGCAGCGCCGAGGTGGTGGTCGACGGCCCGGCCGGCGGCGTACGCCTGCGGACCGGGTCGGGCGAGGTCCGGGTCGAGAGCATCACCGCCGCCAGCAGCATCGACACCGGCTCCGGCGACGTGCGCGTCGAGCGCACCTCCGGCCCGTTGAAGGTGCGCACCGGCTCCGGGGACGTCGAGCTGCGCGAGGCGCTCGCCGAGCTCTCGGTCTCCTCGGGCTCCGGCGACGTGCACGTGTCCTCGGCCGAGGCGGCCGTGCTGACCAAGAGCGGGTCGGGCGACCTGCAGGTCGACACCACCTGCGGCGACGTCGCGTTCACCAGCGGCTCGGGCAGCCTCGGCATCTCCACGACGCGACGCGGCCGGATCTCGGCGAAGGTGGCCTCCGGCGACGTCCGGGTCGGCGTGCCCGCCGGTGTCCCGGTGTGGACCGACATCAGCTCGCTCACCGGCCGCATCCACTCCACGCTCACCGGCGCGGGCCAGCCCACCGACGGTCAGGACCACGTGGAGGTCCGCGCCACCACCGTCAGCGGCAACGTCTCCCTCGTCCAGGCCTGA
- a CDS encoding siderophore-interacting protein yields MTITQAVRPFVLCETEVVHVERLSPSFVRVHLAGPDLADFGTDGPGYDQRIKLVLPHDGGPLPVLGGGEDWYAEWLALPEAERGHMRTYTVRDVLGSGTDTRVVVDLVTHGTDGHGEAGPGSRWAASATIGSRVVLLGPRRGVAYGGIEFAAPGGAELLLVGDETAVPAIAAVLSQLPVDACGAAYLEVPVAADVQSVVHPAGVRVEWLPRDGRAVGARLHEAVLEHLGAGAATVEVPETEVEPGLWETPTYSSSGEDVGEHREAVGHDLADLYAWIAGESRMVTGLRRALVRDLGLDRRQVAFMGYWREGVSMGA; encoded by the coding sequence ATGACAATCACCCAGGCCGTGCGGCCGTTCGTGCTCTGCGAGACCGAGGTCGTGCACGTCGAGCGGCTCTCGCCCTCCTTCGTGCGCGTCCACCTCGCCGGCCCGGACCTCGCCGACTTCGGCACCGACGGACCCGGCTACGACCAGCGGATCAAGCTCGTCCTCCCCCACGACGGGGGGCCGCTGCCGGTCCTCGGTGGTGGCGAGGACTGGTACGCCGAATGGCTCGCGCTGCCCGAGGCCGAGCGGGGCCACATGCGCACCTACACCGTTCGCGACGTGCTGGGCTCGGGCACCGACACCCGCGTCGTCGTCGACCTGGTGACCCATGGGACCGACGGTCACGGCGAGGCCGGCCCCGGGTCGCGGTGGGCCGCGTCGGCGACGATCGGCTCCCGGGTGGTGCTGCTCGGGCCGCGCCGGGGCGTGGCCTACGGCGGCATCGAGTTCGCGGCCCCCGGGGGCGCCGAGCTGCTGCTCGTCGGCGACGAGACGGCGGTCCCCGCGATCGCCGCGGTGCTCTCCCAGCTCCCGGTCGACGCGTGCGGTGCGGCGTACCTCGAGGTGCCGGTGGCGGCCGACGTGCAGTCGGTGGTGCACCCGGCGGGGGTCCGTGTCGAGTGGCTGCCCCGCGACGGTCGGGCGGTGGGTGCCCGGCTGCACGAGGCGGTGCTGGAGCACCTCGGTGCCGGTGCGGCCACGGTCGAGGTGCCCGAGACCGAGGTGGAGCCCGGACTCTGGGAGACCCCGACGTACTCCTCCTCCGGGGAGGACGTGGGCGAGCATCGGGAGGCGGTGGGCCACGACCTGGCCGACCTCTACGCCTGGATCGCCGGCGAGTCCCGGATGGTCACCGGGCTGCGCCGCGCCCTGGTCCGCGACCTGGGGCTGGACCGCCGGCAGGTGGCCTTCATGGGCTACTGGCGCGAGGGCGTCTCGATGGGCGCCTGA